The proteins below are encoded in one region of Streptomyces cyanogenus:
- a CDS encoding zinc-dependent alcohol dehydrogenase family protein, whose product MKAAVIESVGRAVVTEVPDPTPGPRDVVVEVAACGLCGTDLHILQGEFAPKLPIVPGHEFAGEVVGVGTQVTEVSVGDRVAVDPSLYCHECRYCRTGHNNLCERWAAIGVTTAGGAARYALAPVANCVKLPDHVRTEDAALVEPLSCAVRGYDVLRSRLGAHVLIYGSGTMGLMMLELAKRTGAASVDMVDVNPARLETARLLGVSGAAGSADELDRPQGWDVVVDATGNAAAIQDGLDRVAKAGTFLQFGVADYATRVTIDPYRIYNQEITITGSMAVLHSFERAAELFANGVLDPGVFISDRLPLERYPQALEQFAAGVGRKIVVVP is encoded by the coding sequence ATGAAGGCCGCCGTCATCGAGTCCGTGGGCCGTGCCGTCGTCACCGAGGTCCCGGACCCGACGCCGGGCCCGCGCGACGTCGTCGTCGAGGTGGCGGCCTGCGGGCTGTGCGGCACGGATCTGCACATCCTCCAGGGCGAGTTCGCGCCCAAGCTGCCGATCGTGCCCGGGCACGAGTTCGCGGGCGAGGTCGTCGGGGTCGGCACCCAGGTCACCGAGGTCTCCGTCGGCGACCGGGTGGCCGTGGACCCGTCGCTGTACTGCCACGAGTGCCGGTACTGCCGCACCGGCCACAACAACCTGTGCGAGCGGTGGGCCGCGATCGGCGTGACGACGGCGGGCGGCGCGGCCCGGTACGCGCTCGCCCCGGTCGCCAACTGCGTGAAGCTGCCCGACCACGTGCGCACCGAGGACGCGGCCCTGGTGGAGCCCCTGTCCTGCGCGGTGCGCGGCTACGACGTGCTGCGCTCCCGCCTCGGCGCGCACGTGCTGATCTACGGCTCCGGGACCATGGGCCTGATGATGCTGGAGCTGGCCAAGCGGACCGGCGCGGCGAGCGTGGACATGGTCGACGTGAACCCGGCCCGGCTGGAGACGGCCCGGCTGCTCGGCGTGTCGGGCGCGGCCGGCAGCGCGGACGAGCTGGACCGGCCGCAGGGCTGGGACGTGGTGGTGGACGCCACCGGCAACGCGGCGGCGATCCAGGACGGCCTGGACCGGGTGGCCAAGGCGGGCACGTTCCTGCAGTTCGGGGTGGCCGACTACGCGACGCGGGTGACGATCGACCCGTACCGGATCTACAACCAGGAGATCACGATCACCGGTTCCATGGCGGTGCTGCACAGCTTCGAGCGGGCGGCGGAGCTGTTCGCGAACGGGGTGCTGGACCCGGGCGTCTTCATCAGCGACCGGCTCCCGCTGGAGCGGTACCCGCAGGCGCTGGAGCAGTTCGCGGCGGGGGTGGGGCGGAAGATCGTCGTGGTGCCGTAG